The Besnoitia besnoiti strain Bb-Ger1 chromosome IV, whole genome shotgun sequence genome contains a region encoding:
- a CDS encoding hypothetical protein (encoded by transcript BESB_051680): MPKQLLREAIDECGSAGGSVGTTSTAIQNDRKVGRTLELGGCAVPPGNILQAKNTVASRPYLVELEQLNERSSVLKAGFISGMELSVLTAVVTDAEVEEIIGETAEPFAKANTIAEMEATRRTNIIPAIAAAENLDCYEAEVTSTRLQKPGMASESVERKFPFAEEDYTEAHEAEDIERETRVPKARRDLKAASTITGNSAVSHEQMAYRAEAQQPRVEVCQQTSRKTSSDTVRATDTGGCTGDGAPTYETQMSSILRGNTSQDGRAAYPIVRCGNGYDVGTRGVISIKIIVAP, encoded by the exons ATGCCCAAGCAACTCCTCAGGGAAGCTATTGACGAGTGTGGCAGTGCCGGGGGTAGTGTGGGCACTACATCAACGGCGATTCAGAATGACCGTAAGGTGGGAAGGACGCTGGAACTGGGAGGATGTGCCGTGCCGCCAGGAAACATTCTGCAAGCGAAGAATACTGTGGCGAGTCGTCCATACCTGGTGGAACTAGAGCAGCTCAATGAACGCTCGTCAGTGTTGAAAGCGGGTTTCATTAGCGGGATGGAGTTGTCAGTCCTCACCGCTGTTGTCACCGACGCTGAGGTGGAGGAGATCATaggcgagacagcggagcCCTTTGCCAAGGCAAACACAATAGCGGAGATGGAGGCAACACGCAGAACAAATATAATTCCAGCcatcgctgcggcggagaatCTTGACTGTTACGAAGCTGAAGTCACATCTACCCGTCTCCAGAAGCCAGGGATGGCCAGTGAGTCTGTGGAACGCAAATTTCCATTTGCCGAGGAGGATTACACTGAGGCACACGAGGCTGAGGACATTGAACGTGAAACAAGGGTACCGAAAGCACGAAGAGACCTGAAAGCTGCTTCGACAATAACCGGGAACTCTGCTGTTTCTCATGAGCAAATGGCTTACCGAGCCGAGGCACAGCAACCGCGTGTGGAAGTTTGTCAACAGACTTCTCGGAAGACGAGTTCGGATACTGTGCGGGCAACAGATACCGGAGGCTGCACGGGAGACGGGGCCCCC ACGTACGAGACGCAGATGAGCAGCATTCTCCGTGGAAACACAAGTCAAGATGGGCGCGCTGCATATCCGATTGTAAGATGTGGGAACGGCTACGACGTGGGGACTCGAGGCGTCATCTCCATCAAAATTATTGTAGCGCCGTAG